A single genomic interval of Brevundimonas diminuta harbors:
- a CDS encoding DUF6880 family protein, translating to MARRPASPKRLNAANLSGLGAERLGELLMQAADADAILKRRLRLVMAAEAGPDLLALEIDKRLTTIAASRARVSWRKRPDLLRDLEILRAAIVEDLAEAAPAMGLERLIGWFDLFRGLASRVKDQKGELAAAFETAAQDFWRIAEDAVRTDENTVDLLAEAVARQPLEYARWIGAGGDDLTADLARRLLDRLDTASMARGMRTVVRRLADRAGDLDLWLSMTTPEERGSPDFAAVMAKRLLVADRIPEARQALEAALKPSAGNRRWTFGRSPQAGPPVLTAAWEATSIDLLEAEGRKDEAQDLRWAMFERDLSAPVLRAYLARLPDFDDVEALDRALAHAATYADFETALGFLMDWPAHREAAALVERRIREVRAPLPLKADWAARLAQKHPDAAEQLLAAP from the coding sequence ATGGCCCGACGTCCCGCCTCGCCCAAACGCCTGAACGCCGCAAATCTTAGCGGCTTGGGGGCTGAGCGTCTGGGCGAACTGCTGATGCAGGCGGCGGATGCGGATGCGATCCTGAAGCGGCGGCTCAGGCTGGTGATGGCGGCCGAGGCCGGGCCGGACCTGCTGGCCCTGGAGATCGACAAGCGATTGACGACCATCGCCGCCAGCCGCGCGCGGGTGTCGTGGCGAAAGCGGCCGGACCTGCTGCGCGATCTGGAAATTCTGCGGGCTGCAATCGTCGAGGATCTGGCCGAGGCCGCGCCGGCGATGGGGTTGGAGCGATTGATCGGCTGGTTCGATCTGTTTCGCGGCTTGGCGTCGCGGGTCAAGGATCAGAAGGGCGAACTGGCCGCAGCCTTCGAAACGGCGGCCCAGGATTTTTGGCGGATCGCTGAGGACGCGGTTCGGACGGATGAAAACACAGTGGATTTGCTGGCGGAGGCGGTGGCGCGGCAACCGCTCGAATACGCTCGGTGGATCGGCGCGGGCGGCGATGATTTGACGGCGGACCTGGCCAGGCGGCTGCTGGATCGTCTCGATACCGCATCCATGGCGCGCGGCATGCGGACGGTCGTGCGTCGGCTGGCAGATCGGGCGGGCGATCTGGACCTGTGGCTGTCGATGACGACGCCGGAGGAGCGGGGCTCGCCGGATTTTGCGGCGGTGATGGCCAAGCGGCTGCTGGTCGCCGATCGCATTCCAGAAGCGCGGCAGGCGCTGGAGGCGGCGCTGAAACCGTCGGCGGGCAACCGGCGCTGGACCTTCGGGCGATCGCCGCAGGCCGGACCGCCGGTCCTGACGGCGGCGTGGGAGGCGACCTCGATCGACCTTTTGGAAGCCGAGGGCCGCAAGGACGAGGCGCAAGACCTGCGCTGGGCGATGTTCGAGCGCGACCTGTCCGCGCCGGTGCTGCGGGCCTATCTGGCGCGCCTGCCGGACTTCGACGATGTGGAGGCGCTGGACCGCGCCCTGGCCCACGCCGCGACCTATGCGGACTTCGAAACGGCGCTGGGGTTTCTGATGGATTGGCCAGCGCACCGCGAGGCGGCCGCCCTGGTCGAACGCCGCATTCGCGAGGTGCGCGCGCCGCTGCCGCTCAAGGCCGACTGGGCGGCGCGGCTGGCGCAGAAACATCCCGATGCGGCCGAGCAGTTGCTAGCTGCGCCATAA
- a CDS encoding 2-hydroxyacid dehydrogenase, translated as MSPRKLKVVLTRRLPDAVETRMRELFDAELNLKDQPMDRAALQAAVQRAEVLVPTITDVIDADLINGAGEQLKMIANFGAGVDHIDVEAAVARGIIVTNTPGVLTEDTADLAMSLILAVSRRIVEGAQVVAEGRFEGWTPTWMCGRKLWGKRLGIVGMGRIGQALARRAKAFGLQVHYHNRKPVPALIEEELGATYWDDLDQMLARMDIVSLNCPATKDTHHLLSAERLARLQPHAILINTARGELIDEAALAQAVAMRALSGVGLDVFENEPAIHHGLLGQSNVVLLPHLGSATLEARQDMGDRVIANVMTYQNGHRPPDRVIPAML; from the coding sequence ATGTCCCCCCGCAAGCTTAAGGTCGTATTAACCAGACGCCTGCCCGACGCGGTCGAAACGCGCATGCGCGAGCTGTTCGACGCCGAGCTGAACCTGAAGGATCAGCCGATGGACCGCGCCGCATTGCAGGCCGCCGTCCAGCGGGCCGAGGTTCTGGTGCCTACGATCACCGACGTCATCGACGCCGACCTGATTAATGGCGCGGGCGAGCAGTTGAAGATGATCGCCAATTTCGGCGCGGGGGTGGACCATATCGACGTCGAGGCGGCCGTGGCGCGCGGCATCATCGTGACCAACACGCCCGGCGTCCTGACCGAGGACACCGCCGACCTGGCCATGAGCCTGATCCTGGCCGTCAGCCGCCGCATCGTCGAGGGCGCCCAGGTGGTGGCCGAAGGCCGCTTCGAAGGCTGGACCCCGACCTGGATGTGCGGTCGCAAGCTGTGGGGCAAGCGGCTGGGCATCGTCGGCATGGGCCGGATCGGCCAGGCGCTCGCCCGCCGCGCCAAGGCCTTCGGGCTTCAGGTCCACTATCATAATCGTAAGCCCGTCCCCGCCCTGATCGAGGAAGAGCTGGGCGCGACCTACTGGGACGATCTGGACCAGATGCTGGCCCGGATGGACATCGTCTCGCTGAACTGTCCGGCGACGAAGGACACCCACCATCTGCTGTCGGCCGAGCGGCTGGCCCGGCTCCAGCCCCACGCTATCCTGATCAACACTGCGCGCGGCGAACTGATCGACGAAGCCGCCTTGGCCCAGGCCGTAGCCATGCGCGCCCTGTCCGGCGTCGGCCTGGACGTGTTCGAGAACGAGCCCGCGATCCATCATGGCCTGCTGGGCCAGTCCAATGTCGTGCTGCTGCCCCACCTGGGTTCCGCGACGCTGGAGGCGCGCCAGGACATGGGTGACCGCGTCATCGCCAACGTCATGACCTACCAGAACGGCCACCGCCCGCCGGATCGCGTCATACCGGCGATGCTCTAG
- a CDS encoding SH3 domain-containing protein codes for MSSKAAAIFQSLRRRIALVGAILGLGVMASAGATMPDGRPTPTGLEVPRWISLKSSHVRARQGPGLDYPILWEYRAAGLPVQVIAETTEWRKICDPDGAVAWIHRTVSSGRRYVFNTTAEEVPIRSGRSETASVRARLSPRALVMLDECEEGWCKVRARRLEGFVAQRAVFGAQERALCNANRPAGTGRN; via the coding sequence GTGTCTAGCAAAGCCGCCGCCATCTTCCAAAGCCTGCGACGTCGCATCGCTCTCGTTGGAGCCATTCTCGGCCTCGGCGTGATGGCCAGCGCCGGCGCGACCATGCCTGATGGGCGTCCGACACCCACGGGGCTTGAGGTGCCGCGCTGGATTTCGCTGAAGTCCTCGCACGTTCGCGCGCGCCAGGGGCCGGGCCTGGATTATCCGATCCTGTGGGAATATCGGGCCGCCGGCCTGCCGGTTCAGGTGATCGCCGAGACGACGGAATGGCGCAAGATCTGCGATCCCGACGGGGCCGTGGCCTGGATCCACCGCACGGTGTCGTCGGGCCGGCGTTACGTCTTCAATACGACCGCCGAGGAAGTGCCGATCCGGTCGGGCCGATCCGAGACGGCGTCGGTTCGCGCGCGCCTGTCGCCGCGCGCCCTGGTGATGCTGGACGAATGCGAAGAGGGCTGGTGCAAGGTCCGGGCGCGACGGCTGGAGGGTTTTGTGGCCCAGCGGGCCGTGTTCGGCGCCCAAGAGCGGGCGCTGTGCAACGCAAATCGCCCCGCAGGCACGGGTCGCAACTGA
- the fabA gene encoding 3-hydroxyacyl-[acyl-carrier-protein] dehydratase FabA, translating into MTQSQYPSSFDHEALLASGRGELFGPGNAQLPAPPMLMFDRITTINADGGEHGKGYVEAELDIHPDLWFFQCHFIGDPVMPGCLGLDAMWQLVGFYLGWIGGPGRGRALGVGEVKFTGQVTPDIKKVVYKINLKRVINRKLVMGIADGVLEADGQVIYTCNDMRVGLFGAKDEAAGG; encoded by the coding sequence TTGACCCAGTCCCAATATCCTTCGTCCTTCGATCATGAGGCCCTGCTGGCCTCGGGCCGCGGCGAGCTGTTCGGTCCCGGCAACGCCCAGCTGCCCGCCCCGCCGATGCTGATGTTCGACCGCATCACCACGATCAATGCGGACGGCGGAGAGCACGGCAAGGGCTATGTCGAGGCCGAACTCGACATCCATCCCGACCTCTGGTTCTTCCAGTGCCACTTCATCGGCGACCCGGTAATGCCGGGCTGCCTGGGCCTGGACGCCATGTGGCAGCTGGTCGGCTTCTATCTGGGCTGGATCGGCGGTCCGGGCCGCGGCCGCGCCCTGGGCGTCGGCGAGGTCAAGTTCACCGGCCAGGTCACCCCGGACATCAAGAAGGTGGTCTACAAGATCAACCTGAAGCGCGTCATCAACCGCAAGCTGGTCATGGGCATCGCCGACGGCGTGCTGGAGGCCGACGGCCAGGTCATCTACACCTGCAACGACATGCGGGTCGGCCTGTTCGGCGCCAAGGATGAGGCGGCGGGCGGCTAA
- the fabB gene encoding beta-ketoacyl-ACP synthase I has product MRRVVVTGLGIVSSIGHGAEEVTQSLREARSGVVHAPDHAKYGFRSQVWAPPKIGPWEELVDRRAARFLANGTAWGHIAFEEALKSSGMTADEIKDDRIGLIVGEGGPSTQVILQAAATTVEKGAPKRIGPFAVPKAMASGPSAVLSTWFQMRGINYSISSACATSAHCIGAGVEQIQWGKQDVVFAGGCEDIDWSMSNMFDAMGAMSSDFNDNPSVASRAYDANRDGFVIAGGAGIVVLEEYERAKARGATIYAEVTGYGANADGYDMVAPSGEGAQRCMKIALEQAGNPKIDYLNPHGTSTPVGDAKEMEAVRAVFGDQMPMISSTKSLTGHSLGAAGAQEAIYCLLMMQNGFAAESAHIENLDPAFEGMPILRQRQDGELTHVMSNSFGFGGTNGTLILSKV; this is encoded by the coding sequence ATGCGTCGTGTCGTCGTCACCGGCCTGGGCATCGTCTCTTCCATCGGCCATGGCGCCGAGGAGGTGACCCAGTCCCTGCGCGAAGCCCGTTCGGGCGTCGTTCATGCCCCCGACCACGCCAAATACGGCTTCCGCAGCCAGGTCTGGGCGCCGCCCAAGATCGGCCCGTGGGAAGAACTGGTCGATCGTCGCGCCGCGCGCTTTTTGGCCAACGGCACCGCCTGGGGCCACATCGCCTTCGAAGAGGCGCTGAAGTCGTCGGGCATGACGGCGGACGAGATCAAGGATGACCGGATCGGCCTGATCGTCGGCGAGGGCGGCCCCTCGACCCAAGTGATCCTGCAGGCGGCCGCGACCACGGTCGAAAAGGGCGCGCCCAAGCGCATCGGCCCGTTCGCCGTGCCTAAGGCGATGGCGTCGGGCCCGTCGGCGGTGCTGTCGACCTGGTTCCAGATGCGCGGCATCAACTATTCGATCAGCTCGGCCTGCGCGACCAGCGCCCACTGCATCGGCGCCGGGGTCGAACAGATCCAGTGGGGCAAGCAGGACGTGGTCTTCGCCGGCGGCTGCGAGGACATCGACTGGTCCATGTCCAACATGTTCGACGCCATGGGCGCCATGTCGTCGGACTTCAACGACAATCCGTCGGTCGCCTCGAGAGCCTATGACGCCAACCGCGACGGCTTCGTCATCGCCGGCGGCGCCGGCATCGTGGTGCTGGAAGAGTATGAGCGGGCCAAGGCGCGCGGCGCGACCATCTACGCCGAAGTCACCGGCTATGGCGCCAACGCCGACGGCTACGACATGGTCGCCCCCTCGGGCGAGGGCGCCCAGCGCTGCATGAAGATCGCGCTGGAACAGGCCGGCAATCCCAAGATCGACTATTTGAACCCGCACGGCACCTCGACGCCCGTGGGCGACGCCAAGGAGATGGAGGCCGTGCGCGCCGTCTTTGGCGACCAAATGCCGATGATCTCGTCGACCAAGTCGCTGACCGGCCACTCGCTCGGCGCGGCCGGCGCCCAGGAAGCCATCTACTGCCTGCTGATGATGCAGAACGGCTTCGCGGCCGAAAGCGCCCATATCGAAAATCTTGATCCGGCGTTCGAAGGCATGCCGATCCTGCGCCAGCGCCAAGACGGCGAACTGACCCACGTCATGTCCAACAGCTTCGGCTTTGGCGGCACCAACGGCACGCTAATCCTGTCGAAGGTCTGA
- a CDS encoding aspartate-semialdehyde dehydrogenase — MSFSPSNTPHVGPVHVGIVGATGLVGEMMRSLLAERNFPLASLRLFASARSAGKTIRFGQTDIVVEDAASADYAGLDIVFFSAGGETSRALAPKVAAAGAVVIDNSSAWRSDPQVPLVVAEVNPHALADLPKGIIANPNCTTMGAMPVLKPLHDAAGLKRLTVSTYQAVSGGGIEGIRVLEEQSRATVGQGAALAHDGRAVDFGAPEKWVVPIAANVVALNYTLGEDGYTDEELKLRDESRKILEIPGLPVSGTCVRVPVFTGHSLSINVEFERPLSAAQALDLLAQAPGVVVTAVPNPLEASGQDPVFVGRVRPDPTVEHGLALFVSNDNLRKGAALNAVQIAEVLVQQRG; from the coding sequence ATGTCCTTTTCCCCGTCCAATACTCCCCATGTCGGCCCCGTCCATGTGGGAATAGTCGGCGCCACCGGCCTGGTCGGCGAGATGATGCGCAGCCTGTTGGCCGAGCGGAACTTCCCGCTGGCCTCGCTGCGGCTGTTCGCCTCGGCCCGGTCGGCGGGCAAGACCATCCGCTTCGGCCAGACCGACATCGTGGTCGAGGATGCGGCGAGCGCCGACTACGCCGGTCTGGACATCGTCTTCTTCTCGGCTGGCGGCGAGACGTCCAGGGCCCTGGCGCCAAAGGTGGCGGCGGCCGGGGCCGTGGTGATCGACAACTCCTCGGCCTGGCGGTCTGACCCCCAGGTGCCGCTGGTGGTCGCCGAGGTGAACCCCCACGCCCTGGCCGACCTGCCTAAGGGGATCATCGCCAACCCCAACTGCACCACCATGGGCGCCATGCCGGTGCTGAAGCCCCTGCACGATGCGGCCGGCCTGAAGCGTCTGACGGTCTCCACCTATCAGGCCGTCTCGGGCGGCGGGATCGAGGGCATCCGCGTGCTGGAGGAGCAGTCGCGTGCGACCGTGGGGCAGGGCGCGGCCCTGGCCCACGACGGCCGGGCCGTGGACTTTGGCGCGCCAGAGAAGTGGGTTGTGCCGATCGCCGCCAATGTCGTGGCCCTGAACTATACGCTCGGCGAGGACGGCTATACCGACGAGGAGCTGAAGCTGCGCGACGAGAGCCGCAAGATCCTGGAGATCCCCGGCCTGCCGGTTTCGGGCACCTGCGTGCGGGTGCCGGTCTTCACCGGCCATTCTCTGTCGATCAATGTCGAGTTCGAGCGCCCGCTGTCGGCGGCTCAGGCGCTGGACCTCTTGGCCCAGGCGCCCGGCGTGGTGGTGACGGCCGTGCCGAATCCGCTGGAGGCGTCGGGTCAGGACCCGGTCTTCGTCGGTCGCGTTCGCCCCGATCCGACGGTCGAGCATGGTCTCGCCCTATTCGTCTCGAACGACAATCTGAGGAAGGGCGCGGCCCTGAACGCGGTCCAGATCGCCGAGGTTCTGGTCCAGCAGCGCGGCTGA
- the truA gene encoding tRNA pseudouridine(38-40) synthase TruA translates to MPRYKLTIEYDGTAYNGFQAQDGQPTVQGALEAAIHAFSGERIRIAAAGRTDTGVHATAQVIHADLERNWPVDTVLNAMNAHLVRQDVCVLAAEYAPDPDWHARFSATGRGYLYRILNRRPQPVLERDRVWHVKKTLDAEAMHHAAQVLVGHHDFTTFRDVGCQSKSPVKSLDVARVSRFGEEVHLVFQARSFLHRQVRSMAGTLVEVGLGRWSAHDVKAALEAKDRARCGPVAPSAGLYLSGVRYD, encoded by the coding sequence ATGCCGCGCTACAAGCTGACGATCGAATACGACGGCACGGCCTACAACGGCTTCCAGGCCCAGGACGGCCAGCCGACGGTGCAGGGCGCGCTTGAGGCGGCGATCCACGCATTTTCCGGCGAGCGAATCCGCATCGCCGCCGCCGGCCGCACCGACACCGGGGTCCATGCGACGGCCCAGGTCATTCACGCGGATCTGGAGCGGAACTGGCCTGTCGATACGGTACTGAACGCCATGAACGCGCATCTGGTGCGTCAGGACGTCTGCGTCCTGGCGGCTGAATATGCGCCCGACCCCGACTGGCACGCCCGGTTCTCGGCGACTGGCCGAGGCTATCTGTACCGCATCCTGAACCGGCGCCCCCAGCCCGTGCTGGAGCGCGACCGGGTCTGGCACGTCAAGAAGACCCTGGACGCCGAGGCCATGCACCATGCGGCGCAAGTCTTGGTCGGCCACCACGACTTCACCACCTTCCGAGACGTCGGCTGCCAGTCCAAATCGCCGGTCAAGTCGCTGGACGTGGCGCGCGTGTCCCGCTTCGGCGAAGAGGTGCATCTGGTGTTCCAGGCGCGCAGCTTCCTGCACCGCCAGGTCCGATCCATGGCCGGCACCCTGGTCGAGGTTGGGCTGGGTCGCTGGAGCGCCCACGACGTCAAGGCCGCGCTGGAGGCGAAGGACCGCGCGCGGTGCGGCCCCGTCGCCCCCTCGGCAGGGCTCTATCTCAGCGGCGTGCGCTACGATTGA
- the fmt gene encoding methionyl-tRNA formyltransferase, translating into MRLAFMGTPDFAVPSLAELIASGHEIVAVYSQPPRPKGRGQKLTPSPVHAFAETMGLPVFTPESLKGAEAIDTFRSLDLDAACVVAYGQILKTEVLEAPRLGCLNLHGSLLPRWRGAAPIQRAIMAGDKQTGVQIMQMSLGLDEGPILLSERMDILPDETAASLSERMAHVGAGLWPRALAAIDRGGVTPSEQVGEPTYAKKITPTEARIDWTRPAAEVDAHIRGLSPFPGAWFEAPSEAGPVRIKALLSGMADGSGAPGTVLDDALTVACGDAAVRLIRVQREGKAAQSAEEMLRGFPLPAGTVLG; encoded by the coding sequence ATGCGCCTTGCCTTCATGGGAACTCCCGACTTTGCCGTGCCGTCCCTGGCCGAGCTGATCGCCTCGGGTCACGAGATCGTGGCCGTCTATTCACAGCCGCCACGCCCCAAGGGCCGGGGCCAGAAGCTGACGCCGTCGCCCGTCCACGCCTTTGCCGAGACCATGGGCCTGCCCGTCTTCACGCCCGAAAGCCTGAAGGGCGCCGAGGCGATCGACACCTTCAGAAGTCTGGATCTCGATGCGGCCTGCGTCGTGGCCTACGGCCAGATCCTGAAGACCGAGGTGCTGGAAGCGCCACGCCTGGGCTGTCTGAACCTGCATGGCTCCCTGTTGCCGCGCTGGCGTGGGGCCGCCCCGATCCAGCGGGCCATCATGGCCGGCGACAAACAGACCGGCGTCCAGATCATGCAGATGAGCCTGGGTCTGGACGAAGGCCCCATCCTGCTCAGCGAACGGATGGACATCCTGCCCGACGAAACGGCCGCCAGCCTGTCCGAACGGATGGCCCATGTCGGCGCGGGCCTGTGGCCCCGCGCGCTGGCCGCCATCGACCGGGGCGGCGTCACCCCGTCCGAACAGGTCGGAGAGCCCACCTACGCCAAGAAGATCACCCCGACCGAGGCCCGGATCGACTGGACCCGCCCCGCCGCCGAGGTGGACGCCCACATCCGCGGCCTGTCGCCCTTCCCCGGCGCCTGGTTCGAGGCCCCGTCCGAGGCTGGACCCGTGCGGATCAAGGCGCTGCTGTCGGGCATGGCGGACGGATCCGGCGCGCCCGGAACCGTGCTGGACGACGCGCTCACCGTGGCCTGCGGCGACGCCGCCGTGCGTCTGATCCGCGTTCAGCGCGAAGGCAAGGCGGCGCAATCGGCCGAGGAGATGCTGCGCGGCTTTCCCCTGCCGGCCGGGACCGTGCTCGGCTGA
- the def gene encoding peptide deformylase has translation MAIRRILTIDNAADLAILKQVSKPVAAVDDAVRALMDDMLETMYDAPGIGLAAVQIGALDRVIVMDLGDKDGVVCETEEEAAENAEARKNPRFFANPEILWTSDELFTYEEGCLSIPEYFDKVERPARVRIRYLNRDGQSVEEEAEGLYAVCIQHEMDHLNGVLFIDHLSRLKRDRAMTKVKKAARDRIAA, from the coding sequence ATGGCCATTCGACGTATCCTCACCATCGACAACGCCGCCGACCTGGCGATCCTGAAGCAGGTGTCCAAACCCGTCGCTGCCGTGGACGACGCCGTCCGTGCCCTGATGGATGATATGCTGGAGACGATGTACGACGCGCCGGGCATCGGCCTGGCCGCCGTTCAGATCGGCGCCCTGGACCGCGTGATCGTCATGGACCTGGGCGACAAGGACGGAGTGGTGTGCGAGACCGAGGAAGAGGCGGCCGAGAACGCCGAGGCGCGCAAGAACCCGCGTTTCTTCGCCAACCCGGAAATTCTGTGGACCTCGGACGAGCTCTTCACCTACGAAGAGGGCTGCCTGTCGATCCCCGAGTATTTCGACAAGGTGGAACGCCCGGCCCGCGTCCGCATTCGCTATCTGAACCGTGACGGTCAGTCGGTGGAGGAAGAGGCCGAGGGTCTCTACGCCGTCTGCATCCAGCACGAGATGGACCACCTTAACGGCGTGCTCTTCATCGACCATCTGTCGCGTCTCAAGCGAGACCGCGCCATGACCAAGGTCAAGAAGGCCGCCCGCGACAGGATCGCCGCCTGA
- a CDS encoding acyl-CoA thioesterase has product MSDAPEYPPEDQPVGRIIAMPADTNPEGDIFGGWLLAQMDLAGATPAFELACGRCATVALDGMVFHQPVSVGDEVSIYAHVIGSGRTSIRVQVEAWKRARGQPQAASVRVTQGVFTYVAIDENRKPRALPGKA; this is encoded by the coding sequence ATGTCCGACGCCCCCGAATATCCGCCCGAAGATCAGCCCGTCGGTCGCATCATCGCCATGCCCGCCGACACCAACCCCGAGGGCGACATCTTCGGCGGCTGGCTGCTGGCGCAGATGGACCTTGCGGGCGCGACCCCGGCGTTCGAACTTGCCTGCGGTCGCTGCGCCACCGTGGCGCTGGACGGCATGGTTTTTCACCAGCCGGTCTCGGTCGGCGACGAGGTCAGCATCTACGCCCACGTCATCGGTTCGGGCCGCACCTCAATCCGCGTCCAGGTCGAGGCCTGGAAGCGGGCGCGGGGCCAGCCCCAGGCCGCTTCGGTGCGCGTGACCCAGGGCGTCTTCACCTATGTGGCCATCGACGAAAACCGCAAACCCCGCGCTCTGCCCGGCAAGGCGTAA
- a CDS encoding polysaccharide biosynthesis/export family protein yields MTRTILPLAIVAILGGCSTLPRDGPSGASVNAGATTASALGSYALVPLTFEATERMKQIPPQFFGSLAAGSSDQPADVIGEGDTLAISIFDPSGSLFGGTLGAGSASGRNAATMSGGNQALPGATVDRSGSVTIPFGGQVRVQGLTSTQAAAAIRRSLVGKVANPQVLVSIAGNASNTVNVLGDVRQPGRAPLGVNSDRILDVIAAAGGSARTTDDLTISIQREGRTYTAPLSAVTTEFGENVRLQRGDVVNVQYKPRRFSTFGGLNAVAQVDMPAGPVTLTGALSKVGGLNTNTANARRVLIFRFERPEVAQALGINQPATPRGVPVVYELDFSDAANVFAATNMEVMPEDVIYVPLAGAAEMRKFFEVVQSLTRVVYDVSVTSTLNNN; encoded by the coding sequence ATGACGCGCACCATTCTGCCGCTTGCCATTGTCGCCATTCTGGGCGGCTGCTCCACCCTGCCTCGCGACGGGCCCTCGGGCGCCTCGGTCAACGCCGGGGCCACCACCGCCTCGGCGCTGGGCAGCTACGCGCTGGTGCCGCTGACGTTTGAAGCCACCGAACGTATGAAGCAGATCCCGCCGCAGTTCTTCGGCAGCCTCGCGGCAGGATCGAGCGATCAGCCCGCAGACGTGATCGGCGAGGGTGACACCCTAGCGATCTCGATCTTCGATCCGTCCGGCTCGCTGTTCGGAGGCACCCTGGGCGCCGGCTCGGCGTCGGGCCGTAACGCCGCCACCATGTCCGGCGGCAATCAGGCGCTGCCGGGTGCGACGGTCGATCGGTCAGGCTCAGTGACCATTCCGTTCGGCGGGCAGGTTCGTGTTCAGGGCCTGACCTCGACCCAGGCGGCGGCGGCGATCCGCCGTTCGCTGGTCGGCAAGGTCGCCAATCCGCAGGTGCTGGTGTCCATCGCCGGCAATGCCTCCAACACGGTCAATGTGCTGGGAGACGTGCGCCAGCCGGGTCGTGCGCCGCTGGGCGTCAACAGCGACCGCATCTTGGACGTGATCGCTGCGGCCGGCGGCTCAGCCCGCACCACCGACGACCTGACCATCTCGATCCAGCGCGAGGGCCGCACCTACACCGCGCCGCTGTCGGCCGTGACGACGGAGTTCGGCGAGAACGTGCGTCTGCAGCGCGGCGACGTGGTCAATGTCCAGTACAAGCCCCGCCGTTTCTCGACCTTCGGCGGCCTGAACGCCGTGGCCCAGGTCGATATGCCGGCCGGTCCCGTGACCCTGACCGGCGCCCTGTCCAAGGTCGGCGGCCTGAACACCAATACGGCCAATGCGCGCCGCGTTCTGATCTTCCGCTTCGAACGTCCCGAGGTGGCCCAGGCGCTGGGGATCAACCAGCCGGCCACGCCGCGCGGCGTGCCGGTCGTCTACGAGCTGGACTTCAGCGACGCCGCCAACGTCTTCGCCGCCACCAACATGGAAGTCATGCCTGAGGACGTGATCTATGTGCCCCTGGCCGGCGCCGCCGAAATGCGCAAGTTCTTCGAGGTCGTTCAGAGTCTGACCCGCGTCGTCTATGACGTGTCGGTGACCAGCACGCTCAACAACAACTGA